One Chitinispirillum alkaliphilum genomic window carries:
- a CDS encoding Non-ribosomal peptide synthetase, protein MNSLNKGPFYPGRSNLIKNEEYSSNTNTLSLTPMQQGMFFNAGYKEGSGDHILQIECRIREAIDVGHLKSSWDTLLSMHSVLHSGFLWKGNEGIAQFKCDCKHAYFSVHDISSFPEVQREEAIRKFLFEDRKREFKLDEPPLMRVTLFCLDKESYIQIWTFHHIILDGRSIPVILERLFSIYAAIIENRTIQLPELPPFENYLEWLKRYDHQAAVAFWEKYLKGITSITPIPANTHKYTEGDQKTGHSVICFDLSPALTHDMVRFAKELDITPYTILHGMWSVLLYAYSGESEILFGTVRSCRSKNVSGSSDMLGLLMNTVPVRTKIDGDMDVLEWLRSIRKDQITIRQHCHASLIDIQKVSEIHGGQTLFETILIFEKYSLDTRMRSLSKTWHKRNFSVHEQTGYPLSLFAYQDTSMHFKLEYDCSRYSKKTASVLCKRITALIAEIVQCREKKLRDLSLLVPEERGLIREMCKKTVKPFLSDTCIHRLFEEAALLYPERTAVVHGESSISFGALNKLANRVAYKLLSLGVKRGSFIGVNADQSIATVAAILATFKAGGAYVPIDPEFPESRIQFMASDANINILLTDGSDSLPMSDTVIIDVSDYMDNSKTVKEDNPPLEVSSDSAAYVIYTSGSTGQPKGVIISHRNVMNFFSGMDDIIKYDKSSVWLAATTLSFDISVLEILWTLTRGIQIVLLSNIGRRKYKKSDKKTERIGSDSEIDNSGSFSSLVHKHSVTHFQCTPSMARMLITDPESAFALKRLRTMLVGGEALPLALASDLKKVLGGELLNMYGPTETTIWSTAHNVSGDLEHGVAIGSPIANTSVYIFNNNGQLVPPNVVGELFIGGEGVAAGYHNRPELTSDKFVTKSSELFSNEKLYKTGDLAGISENGILNFYGRTDYQVKIRGHRIELGEIEELLMRHPDIIEAALTVTTDDPDDIRMNAYYICKEGLDLSGKDVSHYLRELLPEYMVPARYIQLKSFPLTPNKKVDRKALPTPEKMKPDASIAESGSEMEKAVADIWKSILKIEDVCTSDNFFDLGGHSLLAMQLHNRLKKELFENLTLTDIFQYPTIRSFICYLNGKNVKKALKKKCDIPVLSKRRHSRLSARKNP, encoded by the coding sequence GTGAATTCCCTCAACAAAGGCCCTTTTTATCCTGGGCGTTCAAACCTGATAAAGAATGAAGAGTATTCCAGCAACACTAATACTCTCTCACTGACACCAATGCAGCAGGGTATGTTTTTCAATGCCGGGTATAAAGAAGGTTCCGGTGACCATATCCTTCAGATTGAATGTAGGATTAGAGAAGCAATTGATGTGGGGCATCTAAAAAGCTCATGGGATACACTTCTCTCCATGCATTCAGTACTTCACAGCGGCTTTTTGTGGAAAGGGAATGAAGGGATCGCTCAATTCAAATGCGATTGTAAACATGCTTATTTTTCTGTTCATGATATTTCCTCTTTTCCCGAAGTTCAAAGGGAAGAGGCGATAAGGAAATTTCTGTTTGAAGACAGGAAACGGGAATTCAAACTGGATGAACCACCTCTCATGAGAGTCACCCTGTTTTGTCTGGATAAAGAATCATACATTCAAATATGGACTTTTCACCACATAATCCTTGACGGCAGATCTATTCCTGTCATTCTTGAAAGGCTTTTCTCCATTTATGCTGCAATAATAGAAAACCGTACTATACAATTGCCGGAATTACCCCCGTTTGAAAACTATTTAGAATGGTTAAAACGCTATGATCATCAGGCCGCAGTTGCATTCTGGGAAAAATACCTGAAGGGAATTACCAGTATCACACCTATTCCGGCAAACACGCATAAGTACACTGAGGGAGATCAGAAAACCGGACATAGTGTAATCTGCTTTGATCTTAGCCCGGCTCTTACCCACGATATGGTTCGTTTTGCCAAAGAACTGGATATTACACCCTATACAATTCTGCATGGAATGTGGTCGGTTTTGCTATATGCCTATTCAGGAGAAAGCGAAATCCTTTTCGGAACGGTTCGTTCCTGTAGAAGCAAAAATGTTTCAGGATCTTCTGATATGTTGGGTCTGTTGATGAACACCGTGCCAGTGCGGACAAAAATAGATGGCGACATGGATGTTTTGGAATGGTTGCGCTCAATCCGGAAGGATCAGATTACCATTAGACAACACTGCCATGCTTCATTGATCGACATCCAGAAGGTTTCAGAAATTCATGGGGGCCAAACCCTTTTTGAGACAATACTGATCTTTGAAAAGTACTCTCTTGACACAAGAATGCGTTCTCTTTCAAAGACCTGGCATAAAAGAAATTTTTCAGTGCATGAACAAACCGGCTATCCCCTGTCTCTGTTTGCCTATCAGGATACTTCCATGCACTTTAAGCTGGAATATGATTGCAGCAGGTATTCAAAAAAAACTGCCAGTGTATTGTGTAAACGAATTACAGCACTGATTGCAGAGATAGTGCAGTGCAGGGAAAAGAAACTCAGGGATCTGTCACTTCTTGTTCCCGAGGAAAGAGGGCTTATACGTGAGATGTGCAAAAAAACAGTAAAGCCGTTTTTGTCAGATACTTGTATTCACCGTTTGTTTGAAGAGGCTGCACTGCTCTATCCAGAGAGAACGGCTGTTGTTCATGGTGAGAGTTCGATTTCCTTTGGTGCTCTTAACAAACTTGCAAACCGGGTGGCATACAAACTTCTTTCACTTGGAGTGAAGAGAGGCAGTTTTATTGGAGTTAATGCGGATCAATCGATCGCTACGGTTGCGGCAATCCTTGCCACTTTTAAAGCGGGTGGTGCGTATGTACCAATTGATCCGGAATTTCCCGAATCCCGGATCCAGTTTATGGCCAGTGATGCAAATATCAATATCCTGCTCACAGACGGTTCAGATTCCTTACCAATGTCTGACACAGTAATAATCGATGTCAGTGATTACATGGATAATTCAAAGACCGTAAAAGAAGACAACCCACCACTGGAGGTCTCTTCAGATTCTGCTGCCTATGTTATCTATACTTCCGGATCAACCGGTCAGCCAAAGGGAGTCATTATATCACACAGAAATGTGATGAACTTCTTTTCCGGAATGGATGACATTATTAAATATGATAAATCATCTGTCTGGCTTGCCGCAACAACGCTTTCTTTTGACATATCTGTTCTGGAGATACTCTGGACCCTCACACGGGGTATTCAAATTGTACTGTTATCCAATATCGGAAGACGGAAGTATAAAAAATCTGACAAAAAAACTGAACGGATCGGCTCAGACTCTGAAATTGACAATAGCGGTTCATTTTCATCATTGGTCCATAAACATTCTGTTACTCACTTTCAGTGTACACCATCAATGGCCAGAATGCTGATAACAGATCCTGAGTCAGCTTTTGCGTTAAAACGATTGAGAACAATGCTGGTTGGGGGTGAAGCACTGCCTCTGGCACTTGCCTCTGATCTAAAGAAGGTGCTCGGAGGGGAACTTCTCAACATGTATGGTCCTACTGAGACCACGATATGGTCGACTGCCCATAATGTGTCAGGGGACCTGGAGCATGGTGTGGCAATAGGAAGCCCAATTGCAAATACATCGGTATACATCTTTAATAATAATGGTCAGCTTGTTCCTCCAAATGTCGTTGGTGAGCTGTTTATTGGTGGTGAAGGAGTAGCCGCAGGGTATCATAATCGCCCTGAACTTACAAGTGATAAATTCGTAACCAAAAGTTCAGAACTGTTCTCAAATGAGAAGCTTTACAAAACCGGAGATCTGGCAGGTATCAGCGAAAATGGTATTTTGAATTTCTATGGGCGTACAGATTATCAGGTTAAAATCCGTGGGCACAGAATAGAGCTGGGAGAAATTGAAGAGCTCTTAATGAGACACCCGGATATAATCGAAGCCGCTCTCACTGTGACCACAGACGATCCTGATGACATACGAATGAATGCATACTATATATGCAAAGAAGGGCTTGATCTCTCGGGTAAGGATGTGAGCCATTATTTAAGGGAACTACTGCCCGAATATATGGTTCCGGCTCGTTATATACAGTTAAAATCCTTTCCACTTACGCCCAATAAAAAGGTTGACCGCAAAGCACTGCCGACACCAGAAAAAATGAAACCAGACGCTTCAATAGCCGAATCCGGCAGTGAGATGGAAAAGGCAGTTGCTGATATTTGGAAATCAATACTGAAAATTGAAGACGTATGTACAAGTGACAACTTTTTCGATCTTGGAGGACATTCTCTTTTGGCCATGCAGCTTCATAATCGCCTTAAAAAAGAGCTCTTTGAGAATCTTACACTAACCGATATTTTTCAGTATCCTACTATCCGTTCATTTATCTGCTATCTAAATGGTAAAAATGTGAAAAAAGCTCTGAAAAAAAAATGTGACATCCCGGTTCTGAGTAAGCGTAGACATTCCAGACTCAGCGCCAGAAAAAATCCGTGA
- a CDS encoding dTDP-4-dehydrorhamnose reductase, which produces MIWVTGSKGMLGSDLIKSLEKSGQEVIASDIEVDITNRSQIFSFVEDKAIKAIVNCSAYTAVDNAEDEREKAFCVNEKGPGNLAGIARLLSIPLLHISTDYVFDGTQVNGLTEDMKTKPIGVYGQSKLAGEIKVRQTTEHHFIIRTSWLYGKHGTNFVSTMIKLMNERDRVGVVSDQWGSPTWTRDLSQFITHIITHRSEQWGIYHFSNEGRTSWYEFACSIYELGKKYGHIQNSCHIVPISTKEFPTRAKRPVNSFLTKHKAKQVFQIEIPEWQISLNKFLRNYQEF; this is translated from the coding sequence ATGATCTGGGTGACAGGCAGCAAGGGTATGCTTGGCAGTGATTTGATAAAGAGTCTCGAAAAAAGCGGACAGGAGGTTATTGCATCCGACATTGAAGTTGATATAACCAACCGCTCACAGATTTTTTCGTTTGTCGAAGACAAAGCAATTAAGGCAATTGTAAATTGCTCTGCATACACTGCAGTGGACAATGCGGAGGATGAAAGAGAAAAGGCTTTCTGTGTTAATGAGAAGGGGCCGGGAAACCTGGCCGGTATAGCAAGACTTTTGAGCATACCTTTGCTGCACATCTCTACTGACTATGTGTTTGATGGCACACAGGTCAATGGATTAACCGAAGATATGAAGACAAAGCCAATTGGAGTTTATGGTCAGAGTAAATTGGCAGGAGAGATTAAGGTCCGGCAGACTACAGAGCATCACTTCATTATCCGCACCTCCTGGTTGTATGGTAAGCATGGAACGAATTTTGTTTCTACAATGATAAAGCTTATGAACGAGCGGGATCGTGTGGGAGTAGTATCGGATCAGTGGGGCAGCCCAACCTGGACACGGGACTTATCACAATTCATAACACACATAATCACACACCGTTCTGAGCAATGGGGAATATACCACTTCTCCAACGAGGGAAGGACCAGCTGGTATGAATTTGCCTGCAGTATTTATGAGCTGGGTAAAAAGTATGGTCACATACAAAACAGCTGCCATATTGTCCCGATCAGCACCAAAGAGTTTCCCACCAGGGCAAAGAGACCGGTAAACAGTTTCCTTACAAAACATAAGGCTAAGCAGGTTTTCCAAATAGAGATCCCGGAGTGGCAAATTTCATTGAACAAATTTTTAAGGAATTATCAGGAATTTTAA
- a CDS encoding dTDP-4-dehydrorhamnose 3,5-epimerase — MPFNFKKTTIKDLLIIELQKFGDHRGFFIERYKKADFLTCGITEDFVQDNHSFSNKGVLRGIHFQAAPMEQGKLVQVISGAVWDVAVYLRQDSPTFGKWYGTALSGKNCLGIYIPAGFGHGFVTLEDNTHFFYKCTNCYSPEHECGIRWNDPILNIKWPLSDVVISEKDNKLPYFEETMV; from the coding sequence ATGCCTTTTAACTTCAAAAAAACAACAATTAAAGATCTTCTGATTATCGAGTTGCAGAAGTTTGGAGACCATCGTGGCTTCTTTATTGAGAGATATAAAAAAGCAGATTTTCTGACTTGTGGGATAACTGAAGATTTCGTTCAGGACAACCACTCTTTTTCAAACAAGGGAGTTTTGAGGGGAATACACTTTCAGGCTGCACCGATGGAGCAGGGAAAACTTGTTCAGGTGATTAGCGGGGCCGTTTGGGATGTGGCTGTGTATTTAAGACAGGATTCTCCAACCTTTGGTAAGTGGTATGGAACTGCACTTTCCGGGAAAAACTGTTTGGGTATTTATATACCTGCTGGGTTCGGGCATGGCTTTGTTACCTTGGAAGACAATACCCATTTCTTTTATAAATGTACGAACTGCTATTCTCCTGAACACGAATGCGGAATACGGTGGAATGATCCGATTCTGAATATAAAATGGCCTTTAAGTGATGTTGTTATCTCAGAGAAGGATAATAAACTCCCCTACTTTGAGGAGACAATGGTCTGA